One window from the genome of Tolypothrix sp. NIES-4075 encodes:
- a CDS encoding L,D-transpeptidase — MKSLISSNWLRTLKVFITGAALTLTFVNVEAGKVWAKPKSQIIAEQIQTLQQSNQRWIQIDLSKQRLTAWEGATPVYAVAISTGKKSTPTLTGTFKIQSKHKKVRMRGDDYDIANVPYAMFYDGNYGIHGADWHRRFGTPVSHGCVNVAVNHAKWLFNWAPVGTSVVIQK; from the coding sequence ATGAAAAGTCTGATTTCTTCTAACTGGTTGCGTACCTTAAAAGTATTTATTACTGGTGCTGCATTGACTTTGACTTTTGTTAATGTTGAAGCCGGTAAAGTGTGGGCAAAACCAAAAAGCCAAATAATTGCTGAACAAATCCAAACGCTACAACAATCTAATCAGCGCTGGATTCAAATTGACCTCTCAAAGCAACGTTTAACAGCTTGGGAAGGGGCAACACCTGTGTATGCTGTTGCTATTTCCACAGGCAAAAAATCTACCCCCACTCTCACAGGTACTTTTAAGATTCAATCCAAACACAAAAAAGTTAGGATGCGTGGTGATGATTATGATATTGCTAATGTTCCTTATGCAATGTTTTACGACGGAAATTATGGAATTCACGGTGCAGATTGGCATCGAAGGTTTGGCACTCCAGTTAGTCACGGATGTGTGAATGTGGCAGTAAATCACGCTAAATGGTTATTCAATTGGGCACCAGTGGGAACTTCTGTGGTTATACAGAAGTAG
- a CDS encoding sensor histidine kinase, whose protein sequence is MLITQQDTILIVDDISTNIKVLLDFLDNSNFTVSVAKNGESALRKAQEELPQLILLDVMMPGIDGFETCRRLKANPKTKDIPVIFMTALSDVLDKVKGLQLGAVDYITKPFQHEEVLARINVHLELRKTQLNLVQQEKMSSLGQLVAGVAHEINNPVNFIEGNLHHAAHYLHQLLKLLHLYEIYTDDSIPDIENYSKSIELEFIKKDLCKLLSSMRVGTERIQEIVRSLRIFSRLDEAERKSVNLHDGIDSTLMILGSRLKQTQKHPEIEVVKKYANLPLVECYPGLINQVFMNILANAIDAIQSFVKEKGQIRITTEVTADEKSVLIRIADNGVGISEDVKQKIFDQFFTTKPVGNGTGLGLAIAYCIVVEKHGGTLTCHSKLKEGTEFIITLPLYSNPEEVGDI, encoded by the coding sequence ATGCTTATTACTCAACAAGATACTATCTTAATTGTTGATGATATTTCCACCAACATTAAAGTATTACTTGATTTTTTAGATAACTCTAATTTTACTGTATCTGTAGCTAAAAACGGAGAAAGTGCCCTGAGAAAAGCACAAGAGGAATTACCACAATTAATTTTGTTAGATGTGATGATGCCGGGAATTGATGGATTTGAAACCTGTCGTCGTCTAAAAGCTAACCCAAAAACCAAGGATATTCCAGTGATTTTTATGACGGCTCTTTCTGACGTGCTGGATAAGGTGAAAGGGTTGCAATTAGGAGCCGTGGATTATATTACAAAACCTTTTCAACACGAAGAAGTATTAGCCCGAATTAATGTCCATTTAGAATTGCGTAAAACTCAACTTAACTTAGTGCAGCAAGAAAAAATGTCTTCTTTAGGGCAATTGGTAGCGGGAGTGGCTCACGAAATTAATAACCCAGTAAATTTTATTGAAGGCAACCTACATCATGCTGCACACTATCTTCATCAATTATTAAAATTACTGCATTTATATGAAATTTATACTGATGATTCTATCCCCGATATTGAAAATTACTCAAAATCAATCGAACTAGAATTTATTAAAAAAGACCTTTGCAAGCTATTATCATCAATGAGAGTGGGGACTGAGCGAATTCAAGAAATTGTGCGATCGCTCAGAATATTTTCCCGCTTAGATGAAGCTGAACGCAAATCAGTAAACTTGCATGATGGCATTGATAGCACTCTGATGATTCTCGGTAGTCGTCTCAAACAAACTCAAAAGCATCCAGAAATCGAAGTAGTTAAAAAATACGCTAATTTGCCTTTAGTCGAATGTTATCCAGGGCTAATTAACCAAGTTTTTATGAATATTTTAGCAAATGCCATTGATGCAATACAATCATTTGTTAAAGAAAAAGGACAAATTAGAATTACTACAGAAGTTACAGCAGACGAAAAGAGTGTTTTAATTCGGATTGCCGATAATGGAGTAGGAATATCTGAGGATGTAAAACAAAAAATTTTTGACCAATTTTTTACCACCAAACCTGTAGGAAATGGTACAGGCTTAGGGTTAGCGATCGCCTATTGTATTGTAGTCGAAAAACACGGCGGAACTTTAACTTGTCACTCTAAGTTAAAAGAAGGAACAGAGTTTATTATTACTTTGCCACTATATAGCAATCCGGAAGAAGTCGGGGATATATAG
- a CDS encoding hybrid sensor histidine kinase/response regulator: MKSIPTRTQLAQKVPLRLVLVVPFVLQIFAAVGLVGYFSLRNGQKAINDLATQLQTEVSDRIDQHLDSYLGTPHQINQINTDAMKLGLLNLQDFQGIEHYFWKQIQVFDVSYISLVLPTGEFAGAGYYKNLNHADIEEISRNHKGKNYIYATDNQGNRTKLTFIEDYNPQAEDAYQAAVKAGKPVWSKVYPWNDAPDIISISASYPLYNETQTFIGVLVIDLRLSHIDDFLRQLAISPKGKTFILERDGLLVASSATEASYTIVNKEAKRLKATDSKDTLIRATTQHLTKHFGNLSKIKASQHLEFTLNGERQFAQVTPWKDKYGLDWLIVVAVPESDFMGQINANTRTTILLCLLALGVATFLGVITSSSIAKPIFRLIQASKQIAAGNLDSSMEVAGVREIGILAQSFNEMAEQLQESFTELENRVVERTKELNLAKEQAEAANHAKSEFLANMSHELRTPLNGILAYAQILQRDKTVSYEQQDKISIIYQCGSHLLTLINDILDISKIEAQKLELYPTIFYFDNFLFTVREICSIKAEQKEIGFDYQALNHLPTAIYADEKRLRQVLINLLGNAIKFTDQGNVQFKVGVLSNSPDFSDNGSGLSVIDNCSFLLPITNYQFPITKIRFQVEDTGVGMTPEQLDKIFLPFEQVGDIAHKGEGTGLGLAISRQIVEMMGSKIYVESTYGKGSKFWFDLDLIEPTDLIKLNKTSCEQNVIGYKGEKRKILIIDDRWQNRAVITNLLEPIGFEMIEANNGQDGLNKARECQPDLIITDLSMPVMNGFEMAQCLRNLAEFKNILIIASSASVFSFDRQKSREAGCNDFLAKPVQLKELFEQLQNHLNLEWIYETSDNSELAVESQETFTQLDEMVIPPSQELTNLYQAAKGGYVLRITEEANRIKQLDSKYTAFANCVLKLADEFDDEAIANLIKPFFE, from the coding sequence ATGAAAAGTATCCCCACCCGCACCCAGCTTGCCCAGAAAGTGCCATTACGCCTTGTTTTGGTGGTTCCGTTTGTTTTGCAAATCTTTGCAGCGGTGGGACTTGTGGGTTATTTTTCCCTACGCAACGGACAAAAAGCGATTAATGATTTGGCAACTCAGTTGCAAACCGAAGTCAGCGATCGCATCGATCAGCATCTCGATAGTTACTTAGGTACTCCGCACCAAATTAATCAGATTAATACCGATGCTATGAAGTTAGGCTTGCTTAACCTGCAAGACTTTCAAGGCATAGAGCATTACTTCTGGAAACAAATACAGGTGTTTGATGTAAGTTATATTTCCCTCGTACTGCCAACAGGTGAATTTGCGGGTGCTGGCTATTATAAGAATCTCAACCATGCCGACATTGAGGAAATTTCCCGCAATCACAAAGGTAAAAATTACATCTACGCCACAGATAATCAAGGAAATCGCACTAAGCTAACATTTATCGAAGACTACAATCCTCAGGCAGAAGATGCTTATCAAGCTGCGGTTAAAGCGGGCAAACCCGTGTGGAGTAAAGTTTATCCGTGGAATGACGCTCCAGATATTATATCTATCTCTGCTAGTTACCCCCTTTACAATGAAACCCAGACTTTCATAGGAGTTTTAGTCATTGATCTGCGTCTTTCTCACATCGATGATTTCCTCCGGCAGTTAGCAATTAGTCCAAAAGGCAAAACTTTTATTTTAGAGCGCGATGGGTTACTTGTAGCAAGTTCCGCAACTGAAGCGTCCTACACAATCGTAAATAAAGAGGCAAAACGTCTTAAAGCCACAGACAGTAAAGATACTTTAATTCGAGCCACGACACAGCATTTAACTAAACACTTTGGCAATCTCAGCAAAATTAAAGCCAGCCAGCATTTAGAATTTACCCTCAATGGTGAGCGCCAATTTGCTCAAGTTACGCCCTGGAAAGACAAATATGGTTTAGATTGGCTGATTGTGGTGGCAGTACCAGAGTCTGATTTCATGGGGCAAATTAATGCCAACACCCGCACTACTATTTTACTTTGTCTATTAGCCTTGGGAGTGGCTACGTTTTTAGGTGTGATTACCTCTAGCTCGATTGCGAAACCGATTTTCCGATTAATTCAAGCATCTAAGCAAATTGCTGCCGGAAACTTAGACTCTTCTATGGAAGTTGCCGGGGTAAGAGAAATCGGTATTTTGGCACAGTCTTTTAACGAAATGGCAGAACAACTGCAAGAGTCTTTTACAGAACTAGAAAATAGGGTTGTAGAACGTACAAAAGAATTGAATTTAGCCAAAGAACAAGCCGAAGCTGCCAATCATGCAAAAAGCGAATTTTTGGCAAACATGAGCCATGAATTGCGAACTCCTCTGAACGGTATTCTCGCTTATGCACAAATTCTACAACGAGATAAAACTGTAAGTTATGAGCAACAAGATAAAATTAGCATCATTTATCAGTGCGGTTCGCATTTATTGACATTAATTAATGATATTTTAGATATTTCTAAAATTGAAGCGCAAAAGTTAGAACTATATCCCACAATTTTTTATTTTGATAACTTTTTATTCACTGTTCGAGAAATATGTAGTATTAAAGCAGAACAAAAAGAAATTGGTTTCGATTATCAGGCACTCAATCACCTACCTACAGCCATTTATGCTGATGAAAAACGTCTGCGTCAAGTGTTAATTAATTTATTAGGTAATGCCATCAAATTCACCGATCAAGGTAATGTACAGTTTAAAGTTGGCGTGCTTAGTAATTCACCTGATTTTTCAGATAATGGTAGTGGCTTATCGGTAATTGATAATTGCTCTTTTCTATTACCAATTACCAATTATCAATTCCCAATTACCAAAATTCGCTTTCAAGTTGAAGACACGGGTGTGGGAATGACACCCGAACAGTTAGATAAAATCTTTTTGCCTTTTGAACAGGTGGGAGATATAGCACACAAAGGAGAAGGTACTGGTTTAGGGCTGGCAATTAGTCGCCAAATTGTGGAAATGATGGGCAGTAAAATTTATGTTGAGAGTACTTATGGAAAAGGTAGTAAATTTTGGTTTGATTTAGATTTAATAGAACCAACAGATTTAATTAAGTTAAACAAAACCAGTTGTGAGCAAAATGTGATTGGTTATAAAGGTGAAAAACGAAAAATTTTGATTATTGACGATCGCTGGCAAAATCGTGCTGTAATTACCAATTTGCTAGAACCAATTGGTTTTGAGATGATTGAGGCAAATAATGGACAAGATGGTTTAAATAAAGCTAGAGAATGTCAGCCTGATTTAATTATTACTGATTTATCTATGCCTGTAATGAATGGCTTTGAGATGGCTCAATGTTTGCGAAATTTAGCGGAATTTAAAAATATACTAATTATTGCTTCTTCTGCGAGTGTGTTTAGCTTCGATCGTCAAAAAAGTAGAGAAGCTGGCTGTAATGATTTTCTTGCTAAACCTGTGCAACTTAAAGAATTATTTGAGCAATTACAGAATCATTTAAACTTAGAATGGATTTATGAAACTAGTGATAATTCCGAATTAGCTGTTGAAAGTCAAGAGACTTTTACTCAGCTGGATGAAATGGTTATCCCCCCCAGCCAAGAACTTACTAACCTGTATCAAGCTGCCAAAGGTGGTTATGTTTTGCGAATTACAGAGGAAGCTAACCGAATCAAGCAGCTAGACTCTAAATATACAGCTTTTGCTAACTGTGTATTAAAGTTAGCGGATGAATTTGATGATGAAGCGATCGCTAATTTAATTAAACCTTTTTTCGAGTGA
- a CDS encoding DUF1822 family protein has protein sequence MTSDLNELMVIYPEKLWLEISDQAQEHAWRLSKQKSYSHTTASWNAYLNNLSLHIFLAWLREDPDLRETVNVWLDDEQLASVWEVVNGTMLTIGDTKLVLIPSDKSNFQELRIPQEWVDIPNWAGNYYLAVQLNLEERWFGVWGYATHQQIRKDAKYDSLDQTYSLDVEDLITDLNVMWVAREVCPVEKLEVEPLSISSTQVDKLLAQLSKFTFYSPRLDVPFEMWGALLAVDEYRQRLYQRRLENQKNNQVECSQMKANNLSQWFENIFEVGWQSFDALISSQQKTLAVQFRSDATLNDLRVKKAKLIDLGMQLGGTAVVLLLGLTSELDEKISIRVQLHPANEEIYLPPHLRLILLSESGKILQEVQSRSHDHLIQLKKFKSYPGKNFSIKIAFDDISIKEDFVL, from the coding sequence ATGACATCTGACTTGAATGAATTAATGGTAATTTATCCAGAAAAATTATGGTTAGAAATATCAGACCAAGCACAAGAACACGCATGGCGATTATCTAAACAAAAGTCTTACTCTCATACAACTGCTAGTTGGAATGCTTACCTTAATAATCTGTCTTTGCATATTTTTTTGGCTTGGTTGAGAGAAGACCCCGATTTGCGGGAAACTGTCAATGTTTGGCTGGATGACGAGCAACTAGCCAGCGTCTGGGAAGTTGTAAATGGCACGATGCTAACTATCGGTGATACTAAATTAGTACTAATTCCCAGTGATAAAAGTAATTTTCAAGAGTTGCGGATTCCCCAAGAATGGGTTGATATTCCTAACTGGGCAGGTAACTATTATTTGGCTGTGCAGTTAAACTTGGAAGAACGCTGGTTTGGGGTATGGGGATACGCGACTCATCAACAAATTAGGAAGGATGCTAAATATGATTCTTTGGATCAAACTTACTCTTTGGATGTAGAAGATTTAATTACAGATTTGAATGTGATGTGGGTAGCACGAGAAGTTTGCCCTGTTGAGAAACTAGAAGTAGAACCTTTGTCGATATCAAGTACACAAGTAGATAAATTATTAGCTCAACTAAGTAAATTCACGTTTTATTCACCTCGCTTAGATGTACCTTTTGAAATGTGGGGAGCATTATTAGCGGTGGACGAATATCGGCAGCGTCTCTATCAACGACGGTTAGAAAACCAAAAAAACAATCAAGTTGAATGCAGCCAAATGAAAGCAAATAACTTGAGCCAATGGTTTGAAAATATCTTTGAGGTGGGTTGGCAGTCTTTTGATGCCCTTATTAGCTCACAACAGAAGACTTTAGCGGTTCAATTTAGAAGTGATGCGACGTTGAACGACCTGCGTGTCAAGAAAGCCAAGTTAATTGATTTGGGAATGCAATTGGGTGGTACTGCCGTTGTGCTGCTACTGGGTTTAACATCAGAGTTGGATGAAAAAATTAGTATTCGCGTGCAACTGCATCCGGCAAATGAAGAAATTTACTTGCCACCCCATCTCAGACTGATTTTGCTCTCGGAATCAGGGAAAATTCTTCAAGAAGTACAATCAAGAAGTCACGATCATTTGATTCAATTAAAGAAATTTAAATCTTATCCTGGAAAAAATTTTAGTATTAAAATAGCATTTGATGATATCAGTATTAAAGAAGACTTTGTGCTTTAA
- a CDS encoding CHASE2 domain-containing protein, with protein sequence MSKLVVLNLGRGDLKRGFPSVTVQLWEEGNPIAMQFTGSLPPASSLWQLYRRWQLLYQLLYEALYPSLGWRKYVNKEDEEIEIDEEDVTNISSVDFLNLCDDLSQGINTWLKSEAFRNIDQKLRTTLDPDDEIRVVLATEDEEVKRLPWHLWDLFEDYESSIVGISAAEIERVKPLPKNPGDKLRILAIIGNSEGIDVQKDRAILEQLPGAETVFLVEPQRQELDKWLWDKQGWDILFFAGHGSTQTDGETGRIHINKTDCLTVPQLKNALKAAIARGLRLAIFNSCDGLSLAGNLASLQIPQMIVMREPVPDLVAQEFLKHFLAAFAGGESFYLAVREAQDRLQGLENEFPCASWLPVMCQNPSEAPLVWQRPIVAPERKSLPSRRILWIAFQVSLLVTALIIGMRSLGILQSSELKSFDHVMRSRPYEAQDQRILVVSVTGADVRAQPPKERGGASLSDKTLALVVKKLQQFEPRAIGLDIYRENPVSADYPSLAKTMEKSDRFFAICQSSEDDKNPGVPAPPEVSLQRQGFSDVLDDPDGVIRRQLLAMTPRLPCLTDKSLSFRLASRYLADFGIIPQLNSEKNFQFGNVVFKNLEENSGGYHGIDNLGHQVLLNWRSSPAIAPQVTLKQVLLNELTPDLVRDRIVIIGTTAESFHDYWSTPYTAQKMPYQLMSGIVVQAHMVSQILSAVLDRRPLLSVLPKWGEVLWVWCWSIGGGMIAWYFRSPLHLGIAIAIGLAILYGVCLYILIQGVWIPLVPSALVFLACGLIVALYTKD encoded by the coding sequence ATGAGTAAATTAGTTGTATTGAATTTGGGAAGAGGTGACTTAAAGCGGGGCTTTCCCTCGGTGACAGTTCAGCTATGGGAAGAAGGCAATCCCATTGCTATGCAATTTACAGGCAGCTTACCACCGGCATCCTCGCTTTGGCAACTCTACAGGCGTTGGCAGTTACTTTATCAGTTGCTCTATGAAGCACTTTATCCTAGTTTGGGTTGGCGGAAATACGTAAATAAAGAAGATGAAGAAATCGAAATAGATGAAGAGGATGTAACCAATATTTCCTCGGTGGATTTTCTTAATTTATGTGATGATTTATCTCAGGGAATTAATACTTGGCTGAAGTCCGAGGCATTTCGCAATATTGATCAAAAATTACGCACAACATTAGATCCTGATGATGAAATTCGGGTAGTTTTGGCAACAGAAGACGAAGAAGTAAAACGGCTTCCTTGGCATCTGTGGGATTTATTTGAAGATTATGAATCAAGTATTGTGGGCATCAGTGCTGCGGAGATTGAACGAGTTAAGCCATTACCTAAAAATCCAGGAGATAAGTTAAGAATTTTAGCGATTATTGGCAATAGTGAAGGAATTGATGTTCAAAAAGATAGAGCAATTTTAGAACAATTACCAGGCGCTGAAACAGTTTTTCTGGTAGAGCCACAACGACAAGAGTTAGATAAATGGCTGTGGGATAAACAGGGTTGGGATATTCTCTTTTTTGCCGGACATGGTTCAACTCAAACTGATGGGGAAACCGGGCGAATTCATATTAATAAAACTGATTGTCTGACGGTTCCTCAGTTGAAAAATGCGCTGAAAGCAGCGATCGCTCGCGGTTTGCGTTTAGCTATTTTTAACTCCTGCGATGGGCTTTCCTTGGCGGGGAATTTAGCTTCTTTGCAGATTCCGCAAATGATTGTCATGCGCGAACCTGTGCCAGATTTAGTCGCACAAGAATTTTTGAAGCATTTTCTCGCAGCATTTGCTGGTGGTGAGTCTTTCTACTTAGCGGTGCGAGAAGCACAAGATAGGTTGCAGGGTTTAGAAAATGAGTTTCCCTGTGCTAGTTGGTTACCTGTGATGTGTCAGAATCCATCCGAAGCACCGCTAGTTTGGCAAAGACCGATTGTTGCTCCTGAGCGCAAATCCTTACCAAGCCGTCGTATTCTATGGATTGCCTTTCAAGTCAGCTTGCTGGTAACAGCTTTGATAATAGGAATGAGATCGCTTGGGATTTTGCAGTCGTCAGAACTGAAGTCTTTCGATCATGTTATGCGATCGCGTCCTTATGAAGCACAAGATCAACGCATTTTGGTAGTTTCAGTAACCGGAGCTGATGTTCGCGCTCAACCCCCCAAGGAAAGAGGTGGAGCCTCATTATCAGACAAAACTTTGGCACTCGTTGTGAAAAAATTACAACAGTTTGAACCGCGTGCGATCGGCTTGGATATTTATCGCGAGAATCCTGTCAGCGCAGATTATCCTTCTTTAGCCAAGACAATGGAAAAGAGCGATCGCTTTTTCGCAATCTGCCAAAGCAGTGAAGATGACAAAAATCCAGGTGTTCCCGCACCTCCAGAAGTGAGTCTGCAACGCCAAGGATTTAGTGATGTTTTAGACGACCCCGACGGCGTTATCCGCCGACAATTATTGGCGATGACACCGAGGCTTCCTTGTTTAACCGATAAATCTTTGAGCTTTCGTTTAGCTAGCCGTTACTTGGCTGATTTTGGCATTATACCACAACTTAATTCCGAAAAAAACTTTCAGTTTGGCAATGTCGTCTTCAAAAACTTAGAGGAAAACAGCGGTGGTTATCACGGAATCGATAATTTAGGTCATCAAGTGCTGTTAAACTGGCGTTCCTCACCTGCGATCGCTCCCCAAGTTACACTTAAACAAGTTCTACTCAATGAACTTACACCAGATTTAGTGCGCGATCGCATTGTCATCATTGGCACCACTGCTGAAAGCTTTCATGACTATTGGTCTACTCCCTACACCGCGCAAAAAATGCCCTACCAACTGATGTCAGGGATAGTCGTTCAAGCGCATATGGTAAGTCAGATTCTCAGTGCTGTGTTGGATCGCAGACCATTATTATCAGTCTTGCCGAAATGGGGTGAAGTCTTGTGGGTCTGGTGCTGGTCTATTGGCGGAGGTATGATTGCTTGGTACTTTCGCTCACCATTACACTTAGGAATAGCGATCGCCATCGGTCTGGCTATTTTATATGGAGTTTGCCTTTATATATTAATACAAGGGGTATGGATACCGCTTGTTCCCTCAGCCTTGGTTTTCTTAGCTTGTGGTTTAATTGTAGCACTATACACTAAGGACTAG
- a CDS encoding DUF928 domain-containing protein → MRKSIIAFTITFASLCISYMMPIMAYFDSSNIQIRFNEKEPDGSSRGRPSRRVGTGSRGECPPVQVPVTALIPAKNPGLTVEEHPTFWFFVPYQFSNTAGGEFALQDEANNDVYRTSFKLPETAGIVSLSVPSTVSLKLNKSYQWYFKIYCSRQNFSNPVFVHGWVEREALKPDLERLLQTANDKRSPIAIYAENGIWYSALTELAKLHFAEPKNTVFINDWANLLRDVDLENLAQQPIVGEVKSYP, encoded by the coding sequence ATGAGAAAATCAATCATTGCATTTACCATTACTTTTGCATCGCTGTGCATTAGCTACATGATGCCAATCATGGCATATTTCGATTCATCTAATATACAAATTCGTTTCAATGAAAAAGAACCAGATGGATCAAGCCGAGGCAGACCTTCGAGAAGGGTAGGAACGGGAAGTCGCGGAGAATGTCCACCTGTGCAAGTGCCAGTTACTGCCTTAATACCCGCTAAAAATCCCGGTTTAACGGTTGAGGAACATCCTACCTTTTGGTTTTTTGTCCCTTATCAGTTTAGTAATACAGCCGGGGGAGAGTTTGCCTTGCAGGATGAAGCAAACAATGATGTTTACCGAACTTCTTTTAAGCTGCCGGAAACAGCAGGGATAGTTAGCCTCAGCGTACCATCCACAGTCAGCTTAAAACTTAACAAAAGCTATCAATGGTACTTTAAAATTTACTGTAGTCGGCAAAATTTCTCTAACCCAGTATTTGTGCATGGATGGGTGGAAAGAGAAGCGCTCAAACCAGATTTAGAGAGACTTTTGCAAACAGCTAACGATAAGCGATCGCCCATTGCTATTTATGCTGAAAATGGTATTTGGTATTCAGCTTTGACAGAGTTAGCTAAACTTCATTTTGCGGAACCTAAAAATACCGTCTTTATTAATGATTGGGCTAATTTGTTGCGAGATGTTGACTTGGAGAATTTAGCTCAACAACCGATTGTCGGTGAAGTGAAAAGCTACCCTTAA